From Scyliorhinus canicula chromosome 15, sScyCan1.1, whole genome shotgun sequence:
atgccgcaacccaccccccccacatgccgcaacccaccccccccgttgccgcaacccacctcccccgttgccgcaacccacccccccgatgccgcaacccacccccccgatgccgcaacccacccccccgatgccgcaacccaccccccccgatgctgcaacccaccccccccatgccgcaacccaccccccgacactgaacggcgtcaaccaacatcaatggttgacgccgttttaaagcaactgtgattttcgccgacgtgacccgtggccacgtcggtgggacttcggcccatccgggccggagatttatggactctaaaaatataatgaaatcccgccaccgccagctgttttcagaggctgccggcgggatttgcacaacgccggtttttggccggtgggagatttaaaaaccctgcgggagcggaaataacgccgctgcccgccgattatccgaccctgcgtggggtcggagaatcccgccccaggtctcttTTTCTCGTTACATCACACCCCTTGTACGTCAATAAACATTACGTAACAATTAATTGAAAATAGATCAGTAGTCTGTCAGTAAAAAGCAAGTTCCAAAGAGAAAAACATGAACTTACATTCACAGGATGGAACCTCACCGTCCCAACCCTCAGATGTACATCGCCGATAATCCCTGCCCACAATGATGTATCTAGCGAAAGAAACACAAGTCACCTGTTATCAGAGTCATGAAGGTTGATTGGGAAAGTGTTACAGTTTGCTGACCAGGTAGGATTCTAAGATTCATAGAGGAACAATCTATCAAACTAACGACAAGCTGTGGTCAAAAACAACAAACATGGAACTGGATTAGCAGAACAATGAAATAGACATTAAATCCCTGTTGTATTGCTGCTTAAAAACAAAAACCCTGATCAGACCCCATATAAAGTACAGCGCACGGTCGGAGAGTTGGTGCATAAAGCTCCCTTTCCAAATGTTGTTAATTTAAACCACACATTTTAAAGAACCAGCAGACATGGACGTCCAGTGTTGATCCAGCAAATGGACATTATTATCGATAACACATTTAACATTTCTATCTTTGCATTAATATTCCCATTTCAGCActaaaatccctcaccttgatcagTTGTAAAGATTGTGTTTGAAATCACCACTTGAACACACAAATGGAAACCTCACTCAGAGCTCACATGTGATCACTGCGGACACCTGACATTAACCTATTCAGAGTGTTAAAATAATACAGTCCCTCACCAAAATTATTCACGGTTTTATAAACTGACTACTCACCCAACGTCACAATAAAAAGTAACGTTACTTCCAACCGTCCAATTGGATGCCTTGTAATATCCATCCGCAATTGCCCCAGGGTTACCACAGGTTATTGCTGGGCACAAAATAAAACGAGTTAAGGTAGAAATTATACCAAAATCCCCAACAGATTTTTCATTGCCAATCATAGGTACTTATCATGAATATGAAATGCTACTACAGGACTGTCCAGAATATCAGGTTGCCCTAAATTTGGAATTTATTTTACAGAATGATGGTATTACAAATGTAGGATTTTCTCTAAATTCACAATTATTCTCAGCCACTGCTTTCTGTATTCAACAGTATCAATCTTCACTTGCAATCCAAACCATAACAGCTGAGATTTAGTGCCTGCAATGGGTGTTCTCCCACAAGTTGGGAGAACTGGTGGGATCCCCTTGTCACATCCGTAGCGAAGGGCCAATGTGATTTAAGTGCCCTCCGGCACCTAACTGGCCAACATTGGGCCTTCCACATCTCCAACCTTCAGGTGGCTGGAAAGCCCACCCCGGCAGCTGTTGGCCTATCACAGATCGTCAGCTCTCTATAGCTGGCAAAACCACCAAGACCAGTGGCAGCCCCTGATATCTGAACCAAGGCTCAACCCAACGgcctctgctggatccctggacacaGATGGTATGGTCATGAGGTTGTGGTTGTGGTGTTGGGTTTCAACAGCACACCCTCCCTCTTCCCAATCCCAGATCCCTCGATAAGAGACGGAGTGTATTACCCCATTATGAGACAGCAGAAAAACCTGACAGTGTTTGTTGGACACAGGAGAATCATCTGACTTCCCTTAAATCAACTGAGCCACCTCTAACATCTGCTTGGTCCAGGTAATTATTCTCATGTGGTTCATTGATCAGCTAAAAGTATATCGCACCACCAGAAGGTGGGATTCCCATGTCAGGTACTTTGTGCCAtgtctccacccccctcctcccaattccCTTTCCGGCAAACTCCATTACATCCCATCCGCCTAAATCCACCTACTTCCTGAATGATGGGAGAGTTGGCGCCATGGAGGAGAAAAGTTATTCAGATGACCATAGCTATGAAAAATAATGCAAAAGTTTCAAAACATTAGCAAAATGTTTAATGAAATACTGTCCCTCATTTTTAGGGTGTTGGAACAGAAAAGTGATCAAATGACTGTATCCACTCGACAACAATATCTCCTCTACCTCAGCACCAGCCCCATATAAATTTCCAGTCAAGTTTTTTGTCACCTCATGAATATCTATTATTTTCACACAAGCTTGCTCAACAAATTAAGGCAACAGTTTCCTGGAGGCTGTATTAACATAACTACGTCAGTGGGGCACAAACACAGATGTAGCTCAATCTTAGGAGAAAAACAGAAGAGGAACAGAAGGGAGTCTGAGCATGATTTAAGCATTGACCCTGAACATCGATTGCATTTTTCGCATCCCCTTCCAAATTTCTCCCTCCTCGATTTCCCACAGCCCAAACCACTTCCTGCCAGCTACAAGTCCACTAATATTAGCCCCTTCTAGACTTCCCATCAGCCACCAAAACATGGCTCTTTGCTTCAACACTAGCAGTACAGAAGATGAAATTCTCCTGGAAGGAGTAGGATTGTTTTAATGAATGAATCTCACAGGTTATCTTGTCTAACTGTGTAATGTTGAAGCAAAGAAATTTATATTTTTAGGCACATTCCAAAAAAGACACTCCACACTCGAAGATGTTAAAATACTTCAGGAAGCCAattcatggaatgtggttcaGTCATTTGGTACAGACAAGCAAATCAGTCACTTCACAAAACAGTCAAACACAACTTACATTCACAGGATGGAACCTCACCATCCCATCCCTCAGCTGTGCATTGCCGATAATCTCGACCCACCATTTTGTATCTAGACAAAGCAAATAAGTCACCTGTGTTAGTTAACTGAAAGTTCAGTGGGAAAGCGTTTGTGTGGTGACCAGGATAGAATCCTAAACACCCACAGAAAAGAAATCTATTGAAACAGCAAAAAATATTATTTAGTAATTGAAAAGATGGGGCCAAGTTAGTAGAATAATAACGGGCTCAAAGAGAGGTGTTTGTTACAGAAAATAAAGATGGTGAGACCCTCTATAAAGTACAATGCAGAGGTGAAATATTGATGCAGCCAGTTGACCTGAGAGCTGATCTTCAATGTGGTTTGAGCATTTGGAGCAACAAGCAAACAGACGACAGGTGTTGATCTCAGATAATGGATCCAGGGATCATGAACATATTCAGCATATCTATCCTTCCATTAATAGTCCAATCCAGGCACTAACATCCCTACCTTGATCAGCACAAATAATGTTTTGAGAATTCAATTCAACATTAAATTAGAAGCCTCTCTCAGAGCTCACATGCAGTGTTGTTATCAGAAATGTCAAACATGAAAGAGGGCAATCTGAAATGATCTTAATCACAACATTAACATTTCATCGTATTTCAGAAAAATTAGTTAGTAATTCCGACAGTGAATACTCACCCAATGTCACAATAAAAAGTAACTTTATTTCCAACTGTCTGATTTTGTGCGGTATAATATCCATTCAGGATCTCCCCTGGGTTACCACAGTTTATCCCTACACAGAAAATAAAATGAGAAAATTAGATTCTTACATAATCTCCAACAGAGATTAAATTTGATTGCAATATTTAACAGGAAGCTGATTAGCCCCAACCACAATATCAAGGTCCCGATGTTCAGATGTAATGTTCCCAAATTAAGGCAACACAAATGCAAAACGTTCTCTGTTTTCCATCTCTCGCAACAGATCACTCTGTCTTCAACAATACTGTGCATTGTCCTGTAGCAACCTTCACCAGCCAACTTTGCTTCAAAGTAACAATGCcaggtagcacaattgcttcacagctccagggtcccaggttcgattccggcttgggtcactgtctgtgcggagtctgcacatcctccccgtgtatgcgtggatttcctccgggtgctccggtttcctcccacagtccaaagatgtgcaggttaggtggattggccatgataaattgcccttggtgtccaaaattgcccttagtgttgggtggggttactgggttatggagatagggtggaggtgttgaccttgggtcgggtgctctttccaagagccggtgcagactcgatgggccgaatggcctccttctgcactgtaaattctatgaaatctatgaaatccacCTACTCACCAAATGGTGAGAGACCAGAAGCCATGGAGGAGCAATGATATTTAACTGTCCGTTTACAAGTACAAAATAGAATGAAGATAGATAATTAAATATAGTCCATCATTTCGTGAGTGTTCAAATTCCCACCCCTGGGTAGTGTACACAGCTGGGCCCCTCCGGCGGGTTCTGCTCGCCAGGTGCACGTCATATGGCCCAGTCATCACCAACATGAACAGATAatctaacgggggggggggggggggggggggggggggactatcagGCATAGAGGCCTGCGACTGAAATGTAAACATTTCAAATCAGCAACCTGACATTGAAGTTCAGGATTCctgttctgggggaggggggggggggggggggggggggggggggagagacacaatTGGAAGGCTCAATCCCGTTGGTGTAAACCCCTCTTGTGGATTCTtgcgggattttctgctcctgctGCTAATCCCACCCCCTTGATAGCTGGAGCGGAAATTAACCCACCCAATAGTGTTTGTGCAGAGATGGACTTTGAGAGTTGGGCTTCATAACATCGAGGGTAAAGATAAAGTGGCCAGTGGTACTTCCGgcctggcaggggcactaccagggtgccatacGTGCAGTGCCAAAGTGTCAGGGTGGCATTTCTGGAGATCAGGCCCGGGGTGCCTTTTCGTATGAGATGGGCTGCGGGGTGTCTCCATGATCCCCTAACAAGTGAGTTAGGGCATCGGGCGGTGTTGGAGGGTCACGCTGATTGGTGGAGTGATCAGGGCGGCATTTTGAAATGGCTTCtatatctcttcctgcactggcgagaggagctcctcagtgcatgaAATGGACTGAGTGCTGCCCCGTTTGGGAGCGGGATCATTCTCGGTGCTATAAGTGCCAGCAATGACCCTGCTAAACCCGCCAAAAATCGGACGCTTTTTTTCCTTAAATTGCGTCCCTTTGTTTTTATtagttcatggaatgtgggcatcactggctgggccagcttttattgcccatccgtgaggacatttaaaagtcaaccacattactgtgtctctggagtcacatgtgggccagaccaggtaaagatgacagatttcctcccctaaatgaCAGATGGGTgcttatgacaatcgacaatagtttcatggtcatcattagactttttttaGTGCaggttttttattgaattcaaatttcaccgtctgcccatgaggggattcgaacccaggtccccagagcattgtcctgggtctctggattattagttcagtgacaataccattacactaCTGCCTCACTTGTATGTCAATCAACAATAAAGCAATTCATTGAAAATAGATCAATAATTTGTTACTGAAAAACAAGATACAAAACAGGGGAACATAAACTTACGTTCACAGGATGGAACCTCACCATCCCAACCCTCAGCTGCACATCGCCGATAATCCCTGCCCACAATGATGTATCTAGTGAAAGAAACACAAGTCACCTGTTATCAGAGTCATGAAGGTTGATTGGGAAAGTGTTACAGTTTGCTGACCAGGTAGGATTATAAGATTCAGTGAGGGAAAATCTATCAAACTAACAACAAACTGGTAAAAAATAACAAACATCGAACTGGATTAGCAGAACAATGAAATAGGAATCAAATCCTGTTGTATTGCTGCTTAAAAATGAAAGTTCAGATCGGATCCCATATAAAGTACAGCACACAGGTGACGCGTTGGTGCATAAAGCTCCCTTTCCAAATGATTGTTAATTTAAACCACACATTTTAAAGAACCAGCAGACATGGACGTCCAGTGTTGATCCAACAAATGGACATTATTATCGATAACACATTTAACTTTTCTATCTTTGCATTAATATTCCCATTTCAGCACTAATATCCCTCAACTTGATCAGTGTAAAGATTCTGTTTTAAATTACCACTTGAACACTCAAATGGAAAACTCACTCAGAGCTCACATGTTGTGATCACTGCGGACACCTGACATTAACCTATTCAGAGTGCTAAAATAATACAGTCCCTCACCAAAATTATTCACAGTTTTATAAACTGACTACTCACCCAATGTCACAATAAAAAGTAACGTTACTTCCAACCGTCCAATTAGGTGCCTTGTAATATCCATCCGCAATTTCCCCAGGGTTACCACAGGTTATTGCTGGGCACAAAATAAAATGAGAAAAGGTAGAAATGGGACAAAAATCAAAAATCAGCAAATGATTTTTCATTGCTAATTATAAATATTCAGCACGAATATGAAATGCTGCTGAACAATTTCCCAGAATATCAGATTCCCCGAAATTTGAAATTAATTTCACAGAATGATGGTAGGTATTGCACATGCAGGATTTTCTCTAAATTCACAATTACTCTCAGCCACTGCTCTCTGTATTCAACAGCATCAATCTTCTCTTGCAATCCAAAACAAAACAGCTTGGATTTAGTGCCTGCAATGAGTGGCCTCCCACAAGTTGGGAGAACTGGTGGGATTCAATTGTCACATCTGTGGGTAAGGGCCAATGTGATTTAAGTGTCCTCCGGCACTTAACTGGCCAACATTGGGCCTTCCATATCACCATTCTTCATCAGGCTGGAATTGCCATCGCCGACAGCTATTGGCCAATCACGGATCGGCAGATCTCTATTCTGGGCAGAGCCACCAAGACCAGTGGCAGCCACTGGTAATGAATCGAGGCCCAACCAAACGAtctctgctggatccctggacacaGATGATAGGGTCATGAGGTGGTGGTTGtgaggtcagtgatgttgggtttCGGCAGCACATCCCCCACTTCCAAATGCCAGATGCCTCGATCAGGGACTGACTGCCTTACCCCACTAGGAGACAGCAGGAAACACAATAGTGTTTGCTGGACACAGGAGAATCATCTGCCTTCCCTTAAATCTCTGATCCGCCTCTAATGTCTGATTGATCCAGATACTTATTCTCATGTGGCTCATTAATAGGCCCAATTTACATCGCACCATTAGAAGGTGGGATTCCCATGACAGGTACCTCCGTTGGGCACAAACACAGACGTTGTTCGATCTTGGAACAAAAATGGAAGAGGAGCAAATAGAAGGGAATCTGAGCATGAATTCAGCATTGACCCTAAACATTGATTGCCTTTTATCAATTTCcttccctttctctttcctcGATCTCCCATGGCCCAAACTACTGCGAATCCACTAATATTAGCCCCTTCTAGACTTTCCATCATCCACCAAAACATGGCTCTTTGCTCCAACACCACCATTTGCACCAGGACAGAAGATTAAATTCCCGTGGAAGGAACAGGATTGTTTAATGAATGAATTTGCAGGTTATCTTTTTTAAATGTGCAATGTTGAATTCAGGAAATTAATATTTTTTGGCCATTCCAAACAAAGAAACTCTACTTTCGAAGATATAAAAAAACTGCAGGAAGGAAAACCTGGATGTAAACCAACAAGCGTGACAATTCATTGAATGTGGTTCAGTCATTTGGTTCAGACAAGCCAATCAGTCAGTTCACAAAACAGGGAAACACATCTTACGTTCACAGGATGGACGTTCACCATCCCATCCCTCAGCTGTACATTGCCGATAATCTCGACCCACCATTTTGTACCTAGACAAAGCAAAATAAGTCACCTGTGTTAGTTAACTGAAAGATCAATGGGAAAGCGTTTGTGTGGTGACCAGGTTAGAATCCTAAACACCCACAGAAAAGAAATCTATTGAAATAGCAAAAAAAGTTATTTAGTAATTGAAAAGATGGGACCAAGTTAGTAGAATAATAACAGGATCAAAGAGAGGTGTTTGTTACAGAAAATAAAGATGGTGAGACCCTGTATAAAGTACAGTGCAGAGGTGAAATATTGATGCAGCCAGTTGACCTGAGAACTCTTCGTCAATGTGGTCTGAGCTTTTAGAGCAACAAGCAAACAGACGACAGGTGTTGATCTCAGATAATGGTTCCAGGGATCATGAACATATTCAGCATATCTATCCTTCCATTAATATTCCAATCCAGGCACTAACATCCCTACCTTGATCAGCAGAAATACTGTTTTGAGAATTCAATTCAACACTAAATTAGAAGCCTCTCTCAGAGCTCACATGCAGTGTTGTTATCAGAAATGTCAAACATGAAAGAGGGCAATCTGAAATTATCTTAATCACAACATTAACATTTCATCGTATTTCATCAAATTTATTTAATATTTCCTACAGTGAATACTCACCCAATGTCACAATAAAAAGTAACTTTATTTCCAACTGTCTGATTTGGCACGGTATAATATCCATTCAGAATCTTCCCTGGGTTACCACAGTTTATCCCTACACAGAAAATAAAATGAGAAAATTAGATTGTTGCATAATCTCCAACAGACTAACCATTGCAATATTTAACATGAAGCTGATTAGCCCCAACAACAATATCAAGTTCCCTATGTTCAGATGtcatttttcctaattaaggcaACACAAATGCAAAAGGTTCTCTCAGTTTTACATATCTCATAACAGATCACTCTGTCTTCAACAACACTGTAcattgacagggcagcacggtggcgcagtggtagcactgcagtcttacggggtcgaggtcccaggttcaatcccggctctgggtcactgtccgtgtggagtttgcacattctcctcgtgtttgcatggatttcgcccccacaacccaaagatgtgcagggtaggtggattgatcatactaaattggcccttaataggaaaaaatgaattgagttctctaaatttattttttttaaactgtacatTGACCTGTAGCAATCTTCACCAGCCAACCAAAATCTCACGTATCCACCTACGCACTAAATGAGAGACCATTAGCCGTGGAGGAGCAATAATATTTAACTGTCCACGTACAAGCAAAAAATAGAATTAAGATAATAATTAAATATAGTCCACCATTTCATGAATGTTCAAATTCAAAAGTGAGGAAGTGATTGCAAATGCTGATCCATCTTAAAGATCACGGATGGGATTGTTCGTTCCGCCAGCCCCTTTTTCCGGTGTGGTGCGCCCCCTccggcaccgggattctccgtcccgcaagCCCCTTTTTCTGGCACGGCACATCCCCGCTGGCACCGTGTTTCTCCATTactgctgctggccaatggggtttctcaatGTGGCCACCCCACCCTGTCAGAAAACCCGCGGGCGTCCGTGCGCTGCCAGaaaagcggaggatcctgccgacggagaatcccgctgcaattATTTCCACtttcacgatgtggagatgccggcgttggactgggtgagcacagcaagatgtcttacaacaccaggttaaagtccaacaggtttgtttcgaatcactagttttcagagcgcagctccttcctcagctgtgctcagAAAGTTAGTGAttagaaacaaacctgctggactttaacctggtattgtaagacttcttactccacTTTCACAGCAATGTTCGACCTGACCATCCCCATCACTAAAATATTCCACCATGTTTTCTGTCCCCTCACCATTTTCTATTACTTTCATTCAAATGTAAATTAATGTGACAGTTTCCTGTTTGCTGCAGTAAAATA
This genomic window contains:
- the LOC119978176 gene encoding CUB and sushi domain-containing protein 3-like; the encoded protein is MESLGGANFSGIVADGTREIEKLELDDKGKRQSRYNIVGRDYRRCTAEGWDGEVPSCERINCGNPGKILNGYYTVPNQTVGNKVTFYCDIGYKMVGRDYRQCTAEGWDGERPSCEPITCGNPGEIADGYYKAPNWTVGSNVTFYCDIGYIIVGRDYRRCAAEGWDGEVPSCERINCGNPGEILNGYYTAQNQTVGNKVTFYCDIGYKMVGRDYRQCTAEGWDGEVPSCESITCGNPGAIADGYYKASNWTVGSNVTFYCDVGYIIVGRDYRRCTSEGWDGEVPSCEWINCGNPGEILNGYYTVPNQTVGNKVVFYCEIGYKIVGRDYRQCTAEGWDGESPSCERKLYFPVL